The following proteins come from a genomic window of Flavobacterium eburneipallidum:
- a CDS encoding glutathione peroxidase, with product MKNLFIIACGIFLLISNPAQSQNKKSATAMKPQTIYQFKVKDLSGDTFDFASLKGKKIMIVNTASKCGLTPQYKELEALYKQYKSKGFVIIGFPANNFGSQEPGTNEEIASFCQLNYGVSFPMMSKISVKGSDMNPVYQFLTQKSKNGLQDSEVGWNFQKYLINEKGVLEKVISSRTLPSDPEVVNWVKG from the coding sequence ATGAAGAACTTATTTATTATTGCTTGCGGAATTTTCCTTTTGATAAGCAATCCAGCTCAAAGTCAGAACAAAAAAAGTGCTACAGCAATGAAACCACAAACGATTTACCAATTTAAAGTAAAAGATTTATCAGGAGATACTTTTGATTTTGCTTCTTTAAAAGGAAAAAAAATTATGATTGTAAACACAGCTTCTAAATGTGGATTGACCCCACAATACAAGGAATTAGAAGCTTTGTACAAACAGTACAAGTCTAAAGGTTTTGTAATTATAGGTTTTCCTGCTAATAATTTTGGTTCACAAGAACCAGGAACCAACGAAGAAATCGCTTCTTTTTGCCAATTGAATTACGGTGTTAGTTTCCCGATGATGAGTAAAATTTCAGTTAAAGGAAGTGATATGAATCCTGTTTATCAATTTTTGACTCAAAAATCAAAAAACGGATTACAAGACAGCGAAGTAGGTTGGAATTTTCAGAAATATTTAATTAACGAAAAAGGCGTATTAGAAAAAGTAATATCCTCAAGAACTTTGCCTTCTGATCCAGAAGTTGTCAATTGGGTTAAAGGATAA
- the menD gene encoding 2-succinyl-5-enolpyruvyl-6-hydroxy-3-cyclohexene-1-carboxylic-acid synthase gives MVYPKIPLAQSIIQICLSKGIQNIVISPGSRNAPLTIGFVNNPEFNCYSIADERCAAFFALGIAQQIQKPVAVVCTSGSALLNYYPAFAEAFYSQIPLIVISADRPQSKIDIGDGQTIRQENVFQNHSLYNANLNEDASVENDLKINEAINAAFTKRGPVHINAPFEEPLYQTVSKLDVDVTISTFSKKNNKISIDDLDEFTNIWNQSQKKLILVGENKPNTIDAKIIEALAKDNSVVVMTETTSNLHHSSFLNNIDTIITPFTAKEFEAFQPDILITFGGMVVSKRIKAFLRQYKPAHHWHIDPLRAYDTYGCLTKHFEVNPNIFFNQFLPFTIPIASDYFTIFDQISILREKQHQEYLGKIPFSDFKVFEKIIPSLPENSMLHLSNSSAIRYAQLIAIKPSIQVFCNRGTSGIDGSTSTAIGAAVANERPTVLIAGDIGFLYDSNALWNEYTPKNFKIILLNNGGGGIFRILPGHEETPVFNTFFETSHCLTAEHLAKMYGFEYSIASDESSLESSLKELYAQNERPSILEIFTPTLENNKILLQYFKELT, from the coding sequence ATGGTTTATCCTAAAATACCTTTGGCACAAAGTATCATCCAAATTTGTTTGTCTAAAGGAATCCAAAATATAGTAATTTCTCCCGGTTCAAGAAACGCACCTTTAACGATAGGTTTTGTCAATAATCCCGAATTCAATTGTTATAGTATTGCTGACGAGCGTTGTGCTGCTTTTTTTGCTTTGGGTATTGCCCAACAAATTCAGAAACCAGTGGCTGTGGTTTGTACTTCGGGATCGGCATTGTTGAATTATTATCCTGCTTTTGCGGAAGCTTTTTACAGCCAGATTCCACTGATTGTAATTTCGGCTGACAGACCACAAAGTAAGATTGATATTGGCGACGGACAAACGATTCGTCAGGAAAATGTTTTTCAAAATCATTCGTTGTATAACGCTAATTTAAACGAAGATGCTTCTGTTGAAAATGATTTGAAAATCAACGAAGCCATTAATGCCGCTTTTACTAAAAGAGGTCCCGTTCATATCAATGCACCTTTTGAAGAACCTTTGTATCAAACGGTTTCCAAATTGGATGTTGATGTAACAATTTCGACTTTTAGTAAAAAAAACAATAAAATTTCAATTGATGATTTAGATGAATTTACCAATATTTGGAACCAATCGCAAAAGAAATTAATTCTGGTTGGCGAAAACAAACCCAATACAATTGATGCTAAAATTATTGAGGCTTTAGCCAAAGATAACTCGGTTGTGGTGATGACAGAAACGACTTCTAATCTGCATCATTCTTCGTTTTTAAACAATATTGATACCATAATTACGCCTTTTACAGCCAAAGAATTTGAAGCATTTCAGCCTGATATTCTAATCACTTTTGGAGGAATGGTGGTTTCCAAAAGGATAAAAGCTTTTTTACGACAATACAAACCTGCACATCATTGGCACATTGATCCCTTGAGAGCTTACGATACTTATGGTTGTTTGACCAAACATTTTGAAGTTAATCCGAATATATTTTTCAATCAATTTTTGCCTTTTACGATTCCAATTGCGAGTGATTATTTTACGATTTTTGATCAAATTTCCATTTTAAGAGAGAAGCAACATCAGGAATATTTGGGAAAAATTCCTTTTTCAGATTTTAAGGTTTTTGAAAAAATAATTCCTTCTTTGCCTGAAAATTCGATGTTGCATTTGAGTAACAGTTCGGCTATTCGATATGCACAATTGATAGCCATAAAACCTTCGATTCAGGTTTTTTGCAATCGAGGTACTAGCGGAATTGATGGTAGCACCTCAACAGCTATTGGTGCGGCAGTTGCCAATGAAAGACCGACGGTTTTGATTGCGGGCGACATTGGTTTTTTGTATGACAGCAACGCTTTGTGGAACGAATACACGCCCAAAAACTTTAAAATTATTCTCTTGAATAATGGAGGAGGCGGCATTTTTAGAATTTTGCCAGGTCACGAAGAAACCCCTGTTTTTAATACATTTTTCGAAACCTCGCATTGCTTGACGGCGGAACATTTAGCCAAAATGTATGGTTTTGAATATAGCATTGCTAGTGATGAAAGTAGCCTAGAAAGTAGTCTAAAAGAATTGTATGCTCAAAATGAAAGACCAAGTATTCTTGAAATTTTCACACCTACGTTAGAAAATAATAAGATTTTATTACAGTATTTTAAGGAGTTGACATAA
- a CDS encoding GNAT family N-acetyltransferase, with protein MEIQIRPYQTEDTQAILDIINHNILHSTALYDYNIRSYEQQKTILEDKVNKNFPVIVAEYNNQVVGFGMYSEFRFREAYKFTVEHSVYVNENFHGKGIGKLLLQELISLARKQKLHTMIAVIDAENQSSVEFHEKFGFKTVGIIKESGFKFDRWLDSVFMQLILE; from the coding sequence ATGGAAATCCAAATTAGACCTTATCAAACCGAAGATACCCAAGCTATTTTGGACATCATCAACCACAATATTTTGCATTCGACGGCTTTGTATGATTACAATATTCGAAGCTATGAACAGCAAAAAACTATTTTGGAAGACAAAGTAAATAAAAATTTTCCAGTGATTGTTGCTGAATATAATAATCAAGTGGTAGGTTTTGGAATGTATAGCGAGTTTCGATTTCGGGAAGCATACAAATTTACGGTAGAACATTCGGTATATGTGAACGAAAATTTTCACGGAAAAGGCATTGGCAAATTATTACTTCAAGAATTAATTTCTCTGGCTCGAAAACAAAAACTCCACACGATGATTGCCGTTATCGATGCCGAAAATCAAAGTAGCGTAGAATTTCATGAGAAATTTGGTTTCAAAACCGTGGGAATCATCAAAGAATCAGGTTTTAAATTTGACCGTTGGCTAGATTCGGTTTTTATGCAATTGATTTTGGAGTAA
- a CDS encoding tRNA dihydrouridine synthase, with product MDFTLLSSPLQGFTDFRFRNAQNKLFGGIDTFYSPYIRLNGKLVIKASYERDLLPENNIGLEVIPQVITNDAEEFLFVAKYVRELGYKELNWNLGCPYPMVTKSGMGSGLIKNTEQINHILDRAHSETDIIVSMKMRLGYDTTEEILDVLPILDNYPIKNIAIHARIGKQLYKGGVHLDAFQQCIDNTKHKLYYNGDITSVAKFHEMQERFPTINHWMIGRGLISDPFLPSMIRNNTSEYPKNKMELFSAFHDTLYAIYSESLSGQTHILLKMYHLWEYFSETFSNPHKVLKQIKKAKSIRNYEAAVASIFKNEKI from the coding sequence ATGGACTTTACCCTACTCTCTTCGCCTTTACAAGGATTTACTGATTTTCGTTTTAGAAATGCCCAAAACAAACTCTTTGGAGGAATTGACACTTTTTATTCGCCTTATATTCGATTGAACGGAAAATTGGTAATAAAAGCTTCTTATGAAAGAGATTTACTTCCTGAAAACAATATTGGTTTAGAGGTAATTCCACAAGTGATTACAAACGATGCCGAAGAATTTTTGTTTGTTGCCAAATACGTTCGAGAATTGGGTTACAAAGAATTGAACTGGAATTTAGGTTGCCCTTATCCAATGGTAACGAAATCGGGAATGGGTTCGGGTTTGATTAAAAACACCGAACAAATCAATCATATTTTAGACAGAGCGCATTCTGAAACTGATATTATTGTTTCGATGAAAATGCGATTGGGATACGATACTACCGAAGAAATTTTGGATGTTTTACCGATTTTAGACAACTATCCTATTAAGAATATTGCCATTCACGCCCGAATTGGCAAGCAACTGTATAAAGGTGGCGTGCACTTGGATGCTTTTCAGCAATGTATAGATAATACTAAACATAAACTGTATTATAATGGCGATATTACTTCGGTGGCAAAATTTCACGAAATGCAGGAACGTTTCCCAACGATTAACCACTGGATGATTGGACGAGGATTAATATCAGATCCTTTTTTGCCCAGCATGATTAGAAATAATACGTCTGAATATCCGAAAAACAAAATGGAATTATTCAGTGCTTTTCACGATACTTTGTATGCTATTTATAGTGAATCCTTATCGGGACAAACCCATATTTTATTGAAAATGTATCATTTATGGGAATATTTTTCAGAAACTTTTTCAAATCCTCATAAAGTTTTAAAACAGATAAAAAAAGCCAAAAGTATCCGAAATTATGAAGCAGCTGTGGCTAGTATTTTTAAGAACGAGAAAATTTAA